The genomic DNA GACGCCAATGCGGCACTGCGGGAGCTGTCCGAACGCCCGCTCGACGCGCTGTTCCTCGACATCAACATGCCGGGGCTGTCCGGCCTGGAACTCGCTGCCGTGCTGGCCAACTTCTCCCACCCGCCCGCCGTGGTGTTCGTGACCGCGCACGAGGACAAGGCCCTGGCCGCGTTCGAGGTCGGGGCCACCGACTACCTGCTCAAGCCGCTGCGCACCCAGCGACTGGACGAGGCGGTGCGCCGGGTGCTGGCCATCCGCACAGCCGAGCCGACCCCGGTGGACGACGGAGACGAGGTGCTGCCGGTGGAACTGGGCGGTGTCACCAAGCTGGTCCGCCGCGACAGCATCGGCTGGGTGGAGGCCGAGGGGGACTACGCCCGGCTGCA from Mycolicibacterium tokaiense includes the following:
- a CDS encoding LytR/AlgR family response regulator transcription factor, which codes for MTRLLDVLAVDDEAPALDELTYLLGQHPCVGNVYGVGDANAALRELSERPLDALFLDINMPGLSGLELAAVLANFSHPPAVVFVTAHEDKALAAFEVGATDYLLKPLRTQRLDEAVRRVLAIRTAEPTPVDDGDEVLPVELGGVTKLVRRDSIGWVEAEGDYARLHSSSGSHLVRIPLSTLETRWRNRGFQRVHRSYLVSLHLVTGLRSTDGGVLVRVGANGESPAVELPVSRRQTRELRDRLVRGPMRNFRDE